The following coding sequences lie in one Rissa tridactyla isolate bRisTri1 chromosome Z, bRisTri1.patW.cur.20221130, whole genome shotgun sequence genomic window:
- the LOC128902833 gene encoding signal peptidase complex catalytic subunit SEC11C isoform X2 translates to MDLFGDLRRMNKRQLYYQVLNFAMIVSSALMIWKGLIVITGSESPIVVVLSGSMEPAFHRGDLLFLTNFHDDPIRAGEIVVFKVEGRDIPIVHRVIKIHEKENGNIKFLTKGDNNEVDDRGLYKEGQNWLEKKDVVGRARGFLPYVGMVTIIMNDYPKFKYALLAVMGAYVLLKRES, encoded by the exons ATGGACCTCTTCGGGGACTTGCGGCGCATGAACAAGCGGCAG CTGTATTACCAAGTCTTAAATTTTGCAATGATAGTGTCTTCTGCCCTCATGATATGGAAAGGGCTGATCGTCATTACTGGAAGTGAAAGCCCTATTGTTGTGGTGCTGAG tGGCAGCATGGAACCAGCGTTTCACAGGGGAGACCTGTTGTTCTTAACAAATTTCCACGATGACCCAATCAGAGCTGGTGAAATAGTTGTTTTTAAAGTTGAAGGCAGAGACATTCCAATAGTTCACAGAGTAAtcaaaatacatgaaaa AGAAAACGGGAACATCAAATTTCTGACGAAAGGGGATAATAATGAAGTTGATGATAGAGGCTTGTACAAAGAAGGTCAGAACTGGTTAGAGAAGAAAGATGTTGTTGGAAGAGCCAGAGG ATTTTTGCCTTACGTTGGTATGGTCACGATAATAATGAACGACTATCCAAAATTTAAG tacGCTCTTCTGGCAGTAATGGGAGCATATGTACTGCTGAAACGcgaatcctaa
- the LOC128902833 gene encoding signal peptidase complex catalytic subunit SEC11C isoform X1, translating to MSWKSLVLSLTSVGQMLYYQVLNFAMIVSSALMIWKGLIVITGSESPIVVVLSGSMEPAFHRGDLLFLTNFHDDPIRAGEIVVFKVEGRDIPIVHRVIKIHEKENGNIKFLTKGDNNEVDDRGLYKEGQNWLEKKDVVGRARGFLPYVGMVTIIMNDYPKFKYALLAVMGAYVLLKRES from the exons ATGTCCTGGAAGTCTCTGGTTCTGTCTCTTACATCAGTGGGACAGATG CTGTATTACCAAGTCTTAAATTTTGCAATGATAGTGTCTTCTGCCCTCATGATATGGAAAGGGCTGATCGTCATTACTGGAAGTGAAAGCCCTATTGTTGTGGTGCTGAG tGGCAGCATGGAACCAGCGTTTCACAGGGGAGACCTGTTGTTCTTAACAAATTTCCACGATGACCCAATCAGAGCTGGTGAAATAGTTGTTTTTAAAGTTGAAGGCAGAGACATTCCAATAGTTCACAGAGTAAtcaaaatacatgaaaa AGAAAACGGGAACATCAAATTTCTGACGAAAGGGGATAATAATGAAGTTGATGATAGAGGCTTGTACAAAGAAGGTCAGAACTGGTTAGAGAAGAAAGATGTTGTTGGAAGAGCCAGAGG ATTTTTGCCTTACGTTGGTATGGTCACGATAATAATGAACGACTATCCAAAATTTAAG tacGCTCTTCTGGCAGTAATGGGAGCATATGTACTGCTGAAACGcgaatcctaa